In one window of Rhodoglobus vestalii DNA:
- a CDS encoding acyl-CoA dehydrogenase family protein has product MTVLTPALLDRIRSRAARYDRENIFFTEDLQELRAVGYLKPRSLRELSDDQRLLAAYAPATALGINMHLVWIGVAWALHERGDTSLDWLLADAEAGKVFALGLSEPGNDLVMWDSLTTAETVEGGYTFTGTKVSTSLSPAWTQLGTFGKHTAEDGTETLVHGFISRDSPGWRSLNDWDTLGMRASQSHTTVLDGAFVPANRVVRVLPVGPNADPFIFAIFANFLSLIASVYAGIADRALQLGVEALQQRSSAMTGDQYSENPDLRWRMADAALALDALEPQIHSVVNDVDGLVDHGMGWFRKLTGLKQRSVETSRHVVEQVMRSAGAGAFRNTSELARLQRDVLAGIYHPSNPESVHRTVANDLFGG; this is encoded by the coding sequence ATGACGGTTCTCACCCCTGCACTGCTTGACCGCATCCGTTCGCGCGCCGCACGCTACGACCGCGAGAACATCTTCTTCACCGAAGACCTGCAAGAGTTGCGTGCCGTCGGCTACCTGAAACCGCGCAGCCTGCGCGAACTCTCCGACGACCAACGACTACTCGCCGCCTACGCCCCCGCCACCGCCCTCGGCATCAACATGCACCTCGTCTGGATCGGCGTTGCCTGGGCACTCCACGAACGTGGCGACACCAGCCTCGACTGGCTACTCGCCGATGCCGAAGCCGGAAAAGTGTTCGCCCTCGGCCTCAGCGAACCCGGCAACGACCTCGTCATGTGGGACTCCCTCACCACCGCCGAAACCGTCGAAGGCGGTTACACCTTCACCGGCACGAAAGTCTCCACCTCACTGTCGCCAGCGTGGACCCAACTCGGAACCTTCGGCAAACACACCGCCGAAGACGGCACCGAAACCCTCGTCCACGGTTTCATCTCACGAGACAGCCCCGGATGGCGCTCCCTCAACGACTGGGACACCCTCGGAATGCGGGCCAGCCAAAGCCACACCACCGTGCTCGACGGCGCCTTCGTGCCCGCCAACCGCGTTGTCCGGGTGCTCCCGGTTGGCCCCAACGCTGACCCCTTCATCTTCGCAATCTTCGCCAACTTCTTGTCACTCATCGCCTCCGTCTATGCGGGAATCGCCGATCGTGCCCTCCAACTCGGCGTCGAAGCACTGCAGCAGCGCAGCTCAGCCATGACCGGAGACCAGTACTCCGAGAACCCTGACCTGCGGTGGCGCATGGCCGACGCCGCCCTCGCCCTCGACGCCCTCGAACCCCAAATCCACAGTGTTGTCAATGACGTAGATGGGCTCGTCGATCACGGCATGGGATGGTTCCGCAAACTCACCGGCCTCAAACAGCGCAGCGTTGAAACCTCCCGCCACGTCGTCGAACAGGTCATGCGCTCGGCCGGGGCCGGCGCGTTCCGCAACACCAGCGAACTCGCCCGGTTGCAGCGCGACGTGCTCGCCGGCATCTATCACCCGTCGAACCCAGAGTCAGTGCATCGCACCGTCGCGAACGACCTCTTCGGCGGTTAG
- a CDS encoding type IV toxin-antitoxin system AbiEi family antitoxin domain-containing protein: MTLRTELWPIATTQYGFVTTQDVRELGFSAVELAKLASRARLERVSHGLYRFPELPQTERDDYMRAVLATGAPDAILSHDTALLAHDLCDINPEVIHVNVGKHRVRRSITGVQLHSDHISPGERTRWEGIPVVTVFTAIEQGIATKVPRHLLRQAIEAARARGQLTAAELSELETNL, translated from the coding sequence ATGACTTTGCGAACAGAACTCTGGCCAATCGCCACGACACAGTACGGATTCGTCACCACTCAGGATGTGCGAGAGCTGGGTTTCTCGGCAGTGGAACTAGCCAAGCTTGCATCACGGGCGAGGCTGGAACGCGTCTCGCACGGGCTCTATCGGTTTCCGGAGCTCCCTCAAACTGAGCGCGACGACTACATGCGCGCAGTGCTGGCAACCGGGGCGCCTGACGCGATCCTTTCCCACGACACTGCGCTGCTCGCGCACGACCTCTGCGACATTAACCCTGAGGTTATCCACGTCAATGTCGGAAAGCATCGTGTCCGTAGAAGCATCACTGGTGTGCAGCTGCATAGCGATCACATTTCGCCAGGGGAACGAACCCGGTGGGAAGGGATTCCTGTCGTCACGGTGTTCACGGCGATCGAGCAAGGCATCGCGACAAAGGTGCCACGGCATCTTCTGCGTCAGGCAATTGAAGCGGCGCGCGCGCGCGGGCAGCTAACAGCCGCAGAACTGAGCGAGTTGGAGACCAACCTGTGA
- a CDS encoding HigA family addiction module antitoxin: MSMHNPPHPGLLLEDYLGDISLAEVARRLSVTRATLSRIRNGHASVTADMAVRLGILLGTSAELWLGMQTSYDLWNERQKPQPNVVPIAS, translated from the coding sequence ATGAGCATGCATAACCCTCCCCACCCCGGCCTGTTGCTGGAGGATTACCTCGGCGACATCAGTCTCGCCGAAGTCGCTCGACGACTTAGCGTTACGCGGGCGACTCTGTCGCGCATCCGCAACGGTCATGCATCAGTCACAGCGGACATGGCTGTGCGCCTCGGAATCTTGCTCGGCACCAGCGCAGAGCTATGGCTCGGCATGCAGACCAGCTACGACCTGTGGAACGAGCGCCAGAAACCACAGCCCAACGTTGTGCCGATAGCGAGTTGA
- a CDS encoding antitoxin HicB has product MANRKTYDVTARKDGRWWFVQVPELDTVGQARSATEIEEVAREVIGLWLDAKPDSFDVALDVEIPGEARVSWERAKVLEAAARKESAEAAAYARRAVASLRAEGLTYKDAGIVLGLSPQRVQQLSKAENADALQKSA; this is encoded by the coding sequence ATGGCGAACCGAAAGACATACGACGTCACTGCTCGCAAAGATGGCCGCTGGTGGTTCGTGCAAGTGCCCGAACTCGATACCGTGGGCCAGGCGCGCAGTGCGACTGAGATCGAGGAAGTCGCTCGAGAGGTAATTGGGCTTTGGCTGGACGCTAAGCCCGATTCGTTCGATGTTGCTCTCGATGTCGAGATACCGGGCGAAGCTCGCGTTTCGTGGGAACGAGCGAAAGTACTTGAGGCGGCAGCCCGCAAAGAAAGTGCGGAAGCGGCTGCCTACGCAAGACGAGCCGTTGCAAGCCTTCGCGCAGAAGGCCTCACCTACAAAGACGCCGGAATCGTGCTGGGGCTTTCGCCCCAACGTGTGCAACAACTGAGCAAGGCCGAGAACGCCGACGCGCTGCAGAAGAGCGCCTAG
- a CDS encoding type II toxin-antitoxin system HicA family toxin encodes MEKSSGARPSLREKPQKYRDVIKVVEANGWVFLRGAKGSHEMWGLPDASVRESIPRHGEVSAGVVGQLMKKLPETPQNWR; translated from the coding sequence ATGGAAAAATCAAGTGGGGCTAGACCAAGCTTACGCGAGAAGCCGCAGAAGTACCGAGATGTCATCAAGGTAGTGGAGGCAAATGGCTGGGTCTTCCTTCGGGGCGCAAAGGGTAGCCACGAAATGTGGGGACTGCCCGACGCGTCAGTAAGAGAATCGATACCGCGCCACGGGGAAGTGAGCGCGGGAGTCGTTGGGCAACTGATGAAAAAGCTGCCGGAGACCCCGCAAAACTGGCGATAG
- a CDS encoding TM2 domain-containing protein, with product MANHAKIPVESSSSPTPTATRRRDRDRGRESAKKFRTTWLLSLLLGTLAIDRFYLGKVSTGILKLITLGGLGIWTLIDLILVLTGAQKDKLGYRLAGYEQNKTLAVIVTGILVALSLTAGVINAGTIASTIANTAASQLALMPNSSAPITDETSTETDPTRSWADDIFGAFDTVTEKGTGDSLIALPEGARAGIVTATHDGGGNFALSPVDTNHSSTGDLLVNTVGTYTGTTVFGFSPLGDATTLQVTANGNWRITIAPLSAAPALGATGTGDAVYLYTGETATLSATHDGRSIFSVVEKTTHTGSFGLLINELGAYTGTVPLSSGPSVVSVTADGNWTLQQTF from the coding sequence ATGGCCAACCATGCGAAAATTCCCGTAGAAAGTTCTTCCTCCCCCACCCCCACAGCAACCCGCCGTCGCGATCGTGACCGCGGTCGCGAATCAGCCAAAAAGTTTCGCACCACGTGGCTGCTCTCACTGCTGCTCGGAACCCTCGCAATTGATCGGTTCTATCTGGGCAAAGTCAGCACCGGCATACTGAAACTCATCACCCTCGGTGGCCTCGGAATCTGGACCCTAATCGACCTCATCCTCGTGCTCACCGGAGCACAAAAAGACAAACTGGGTTACCGTCTCGCCGGCTACGAACAGAACAAAACACTCGCCGTGATTGTCACCGGAATTCTTGTCGCCCTCTCTCTCACCGCCGGGGTCATCAACGCCGGCACCATCGCGAGCACCATCGCCAACACAGCGGCCAGCCAACTCGCCCTGATGCCCAACAGCAGTGCACCCATCACCGACGAAACCTCCACCGAGACAGACCCCACACGAAGCTGGGCGGATGACATCTTCGGCGCCTTCGACACCGTCACCGAAAAAGGTACCGGCGATAGCCTCATCGCCCTCCCCGAAGGCGCAAGAGCCGGAATCGTCACCGCAACCCATGACGGCGGTGGCAATTTTGCGCTCAGCCCAGTCGACACCAACCACTCCTCCACCGGTGACCTCCTGGTCAACACCGTCGGCACCTACACCGGCACCACCGTCTTCGGCTTCAGCCCCCTCGGCGACGCCACCACCCTCCAAGTCACCGCTAATGGCAACTGGCGCATCACCATCGCGCCCCTCTCCGCCGCGCCCGCGCTCGGTGCAACCGGAACAGGCGACGCCGTCTACCTGTACACCGGCGAAACCGCGACACTGAGCGCAACCCACGACGGCAGAAGCATCTTCTCAGTAGTCGAAAAGACCACCCACACGGGCTCGTTCGGCCTCCTCATCAACGAACTCGGTGCCTACACCGGAACGGTGCCACTCAGTTCTGGGCCCTCCGTCGTCAGCGTCACCGCCGACGGCAACTGGACCCTCCAACAAACTTTTTAG
- a CDS encoding CNNM domain-containing protein, giving the protein MSAGLVILVTVALIGLSAFFVVIEFALLGARRHRIEAAAPESASARAALRGMNELTIMLAGAQLGITACTFALGAITKPFVDGWLGPLFASWGAPEWLAGGAAFALSLLLVTFLHLVVGEMVPKSWAIAHPELAATIIGIPARAFIWPFRPFLRWINSIANALVLRSGVQPVEKAAVGGRDAETIRHLVEYSTQAGVFEPALRTQISEVIALQSLTAGGMVASDGAPTSVSVGATVAEVRSIAERSGHLRILLMDAAGTVSSVVHVRDTLLAPDDELAASFARPAFRVSESAPVYEVLRQMRERRVQLAVVELADSLVGVLTLMDVVKRVLPGGQSSIRA; this is encoded by the coding sequence ATGAGCGCCGGGCTTGTCATTCTTGTCACTGTTGCTCTTATCGGGCTGAGTGCTTTTTTTGTGGTGATTGAGTTTGCTCTGTTGGGCGCGCGGCGCCATCGGATCGAGGCGGCTGCGCCGGAGAGTGCGTCGGCGCGTGCTGCTCTTCGCGGGATGAATGAGCTGACGATCATGCTGGCCGGTGCACAGTTGGGCATCACAGCGTGCACGTTTGCGCTGGGTGCGATCACGAAGCCGTTCGTCGATGGCTGGCTTGGTCCGCTCTTTGCGTCGTGGGGTGCCCCCGAGTGGCTTGCGGGTGGTGCTGCGTTCGCGCTTTCGCTGCTGCTGGTGACGTTCCTGCATCTGGTGGTTGGCGAGATGGTTCCCAAGTCGTGGGCAATCGCGCATCCGGAGCTCGCGGCAACGATCATCGGTATTCCTGCCCGCGCCTTTATTTGGCCATTCCGACCTTTCTTGAGGTGGATCAATAGCATCGCGAATGCTCTGGTTCTTCGCAGTGGGGTGCAACCGGTTGAGAAGGCTGCGGTGGGGGGCCGCGATGCGGAAACTATTCGCCACTTGGTGGAGTACTCCACGCAGGCGGGCGTCTTTGAGCCGGCGTTGCGCACCCAAATTTCTGAGGTAATTGCCCTTCAGTCGCTCACTGCTGGTGGCATGGTGGCTTCGGATGGGGCGCCCACCTCAGTGTCGGTCGGCGCGACGGTTGCTGAGGTGCGGTCGATCGCCGAACGGTCTGGTCACTTGCGTATTCTGCTGATGGATGCTGCGGGAACGGTGTCGTCGGTGGTGCACGTGCGTGACACCCTGTTGGCTCCGGATGATGAGCTGGCTGCGTCGTTTGCTCGCCCCGCATTTAGGGTTTCTGAGTCGGCACCGGTCTATGAGGTGTTGCGTCAGATGCGGGAGCGTCGGGTGCAGTTGGCTGTGGTGGAGCTCGCCGATTCGTTGGTGGGGGTGCTGACGCTGATGGATGTGGTGAAGCGGGTTCTGCCCGGCGGCCAGTCCAGCATCCGAGCCTAA
- a CDS encoding hemolysin family protein, producing MITALLVLLLGLALTAAIIATNGYFVAQEFAYMSVDRAKLRSRAETGDVAARRALAVTRRTSFMLSGAQLGITVTGLLVGFVAEPFIGESIGILLGGAGVPTAIGITIGIVGALLLATVVQMIFGELYPKNLALASPEPLSRRLSRSTLIYLTVFGWLIRFFDASSNAVLRLLRVTPVHDVDSSATSEDLEHIIEDSRVSGDLPEELSVLLGRILDFPDRDVEHAMIPRVRVDAVRPDTTVDEVRVLMASSHTRYPVLSERDELVGVVHMADVLGAATNDRRPVSTIMREPLVLPTLMRLTDALENLLQTRNELACVIDEYGGFAGVVTIEDLAEELVGEIADEHDPHDVAGAEMDAQGAWVIDGDVHIDEVERVTGRDVPRGDYETIAGLVIATAGRLPAVGEVILVELPVVGSDVVEEVQLARTLEIEIVEIERHVPRTVRVTLEEVGR from the coding sequence ATGATTACTGCACTTCTCGTTCTTCTGCTGGGTCTCGCGCTCACGGCTGCCATCATCGCCACAAATGGCTATTTTGTCGCCCAAGAGTTCGCCTACATGTCGGTGGATCGCGCCAAGCTGCGTTCTCGCGCCGAAACGGGGGATGTGGCGGCTCGGCGAGCGCTTGCGGTCACCCGCCGCACTTCATTCATGCTCTCAGGCGCACAGCTGGGTATTACTGTTACCGGTCTGCTCGTGGGGTTTGTGGCTGAGCCTTTCATTGGCGAATCCATTGGCATACTGCTGGGTGGTGCTGGGGTGCCGACCGCCATTGGCATCACGATCGGCATTGTCGGCGCTCTTCTGTTGGCGACGGTGGTGCAGATGATCTTCGGCGAGCTTTACCCGAAGAATCTTGCTCTCGCCAGCCCCGAGCCGCTTTCGCGTCGCTTGTCCCGCTCAACGCTCATCTATCTGACGGTCTTTGGCTGGCTCATCCGATTCTTCGATGCCTCCTCCAATGCGGTGCTTCGGCTTCTGCGGGTCACGCCCGTGCACGATGTTGATTCGAGTGCGACTTCGGAGGATCTCGAACACATTATTGAGGATTCCCGGGTCAGTGGCGATCTCCCCGAGGAGCTTTCGGTGCTTCTTGGTCGCATTCTCGATTTTCCTGATCGTGACGTTGAGCATGCGATGATCCCGCGCGTGCGCGTTGATGCGGTGAGGCCTGACACCACGGTGGATGAGGTGCGCGTTCTCATGGCGAGTTCTCACACTCGCTACCCGGTGCTCAGTGAGCGCGATGAGCTTGTGGGTGTCGTGCATATGGCCGATGTGCTCGGTGCCGCAACTAATGATCGGCGCCCGGTGAGCACCATTATGCGCGAACCGCTGGTGTTGCCGACGCTCATGCGGCTGACGGATGCTCTGGAGAATCTGTTGCAGACTCGCAATGAGCTTGCCTGTGTGATTGATGAGTATGGGGGATTCGCGGGGGTGGTCACGATTGAAGACCTTGCTGAAGAACTTGTCGGCGAGATTGCCGACGAGCATGACCCGCACGATGTTGCGGGCGCTGAGATGGATGCCCAGGGGGCCTGGGTTATCGATGGTGATGTGCACATTGATGAAGTGGAGCGGGTTACCGGCCGCGACGTTCCCCGTGGCGACTACGAAACCATTGCGGGTCTGGTGATCGCGACCGCGGGCAGGCTTCCTGCGGTTGGCGAGGTCATTCTGGTGGAGCTTCCCGTTGTGGGCTCCGATGTTGTCGAAGAGGTGCAGTTGGCGCGCACCCTCGAGATTGAGATTGTGGAAATTGAGCGGCATGTGCCCCGCACTGTTCGGGTGACCCTTGAAGAGGTGGGTCGATGA
- the mnhG gene encoding monovalent cation/H(+) antiporter subunit G, whose translation MTTETIPDLIAAILLVLGGILTLAAGVGLVRFPDAPSRLHASTKPQVLGLVLVLIALALSARSWSMMLVLIPIFVFQMLTAPISAHFVARAAYRMGNFRKDLVFVDDLADAIAQANAEPASDQAESTKPASDDS comes from the coding sequence TTGACGACTGAAACCATCCCTGACCTCATTGCCGCCATCCTGCTTGTGCTCGGCGGCATCCTGACTCTCGCTGCTGGGGTTGGGCTCGTGCGATTCCCTGATGCCCCGAGCCGATTGCATGCCTCAACCAAACCGCAGGTGCTTGGCCTCGTTCTGGTACTCATCGCGCTCGCACTGTCAGCGCGCAGCTGGTCAATGATGCTGGTGCTGATCCCCATTTTTGTATTCCAGATGCTCACCGCGCCTATTTCGGCGCATTTTGTTGCGCGCGCCGCCTACCGCATGGGCAACTTCAGAAAAGATTTGGTCTTCGTGGATGACCTCGCCGACGCGATCGCGCAGGCGAACGCAGAACCGGCATCCGATCAGGCCGAGTCAACGAAACCGGCGAGCGACGACTCTTAG
- a CDS encoding monovalent cation/H+ antiporter complex subunit F, with protein MIPALHIAAVALLCAGTLLTFYRLLRGPGILDRMIASDVLLTTLMLAVGADMVVNGHTRTIPLMLVLAATAIFATIAVARYVSKQDASDPQGEAPVDD; from the coding sequence ATGATCCCGGCACTTCACATAGCCGCTGTGGCCCTACTCTGCGCTGGCACCCTGCTCACTTTTTACCGTCTGCTTCGTGGGCCGGGCATCCTCGACCGGATGATTGCGTCTGACGTTCTGCTGACAACACTCATGCTGGCGGTCGGAGCCGACATGGTGGTCAACGGACACACGCGCACGATCCCGCTCATGCTCGTACTGGCGGCGACAGCAATTTTTGCCACGATCGCGGTCGCCCGCTACGTCTCCAAACAAGATGCCAGTGACCCACAGGGGGAGGCTCCCGTTGACGACTGA
- a CDS encoding Na+/H+ antiporter subunit E: MTDFSPTNAEPAEPLTRRELRWRIWQQLPLILLLVALWMLLWGTVSPLSVTSGVLIAFAVTSALYLPPVQLSGRFNPFWFALYLIRFLGELVAGSVKVSWQAFSPKGVTKNSIVAVQLVTRSDIIMTLTAITVTLIPGSLVLEVDRHKSVLYLHALNTTDESAVNALRRSVHSVERSLVRAIGSPEDVANCRALASGYDGRTR, encoded by the coding sequence ATGACTGATTTTTCTCCCACCAATGCCGAGCCGGCCGAGCCGTTGACTCGTCGTGAGCTTCGCTGGCGTATCTGGCAGCAGCTCCCGCTGATCCTCCTGCTTGTTGCCTTATGGATGCTGCTGTGGGGTACTGTCAGCCCGCTCAGCGTCACCAGTGGGGTGCTGATTGCATTCGCGGTGACGAGCGCCCTCTACCTTCCCCCCGTGCAACTCTCCGGTCGCTTCAATCCGTTCTGGTTCGCCCTCTACCTGATCAGGTTCTTGGGCGAACTTGTGGCTGGATCTGTGAAGGTTTCGTGGCAGGCCTTCTCTCCGAAAGGTGTGACGAAAAACTCGATCGTTGCGGTGCAGCTGGTGACGCGCTCTGACATCATCATGACCCTCACCGCGATCACGGTCACCCTCATCCCTGGTTCCTTAGTTCTTGAGGTGGACCGCCACAAATCGGTGCTGTACCTGCATGCCCTCAACACCACCGATGAGAGTGCGGTGAATGCCCTGCGGCGCTCCGTGCACTCGGTTGAGCGTTCCCTCGTGCGGGCGATTGGTTCCCCGGAGGATGTGGCCAACTGCAGGGCGCTGGCCTCTGGATATGACGGGCGCACGCGATGA
- a CDS encoding Na+/H+ antiporter subunit D, producing MNTLVPLVVLTPLVGAALTLILGKRPQAQRIIAIGALAIVLAIGTALIFVVDAEGSLAMEVGGWAAPFGIVLVVDRLSALMVVVSAIVLLAVLVFSLGQGLADRDNETPVSIYYPTYLILATGVFNAFIAGDLFNLYVGFEILLVASYVLITLGGTKERIRAGTTYVVVSLVSSLLFLAAIAMIYGAVGTVNIAQISLRMAEIPIDVQIVLHVMLLIAFGIKAAIFPLSFWLPDSYPTAPAPVTAVFAGLLTKVGVYAIIRTETVIFPGPELNSALMVVALLTMVIGVLGAVAQADIKRLLSFTLVSHIGYMILGISLGTAAGTAAAIYYIVHHIIVQTTLFLGAGLIERIGGTTSITKLGGLLTAAPLVAILFLLPALNLGGIPPFSGFIGKLALFEATAQQGLPLGYVLIAAGALVSLLTLYSLARVWNMVFWRPAKDVQGYESRLLENVSEAPGPTRVRAAKQAPTLMVVVTGFMVLVSLALTIFAGPLYGYSDRAGQNLQGPLTYVDIVFPGGNDD from the coding sequence ATGAACACACTCGTGCCGCTGGTCGTTCTGACCCCGCTCGTGGGTGCCGCGCTGACGCTAATTCTCGGCAAGCGACCGCAGGCACAGCGGATCATCGCCATTGGTGCCCTCGCTATTGTGCTTGCCATCGGCACGGCACTCATCTTCGTCGTGGATGCGGAAGGGTCGCTTGCGATGGAAGTCGGCGGCTGGGCCGCCCCCTTTGGCATCGTGCTCGTCGTCGACCGACTCTCGGCACTCATGGTCGTCGTCTCGGCGATCGTGCTGCTTGCCGTACTCGTGTTCTCGCTCGGCCAGGGCCTCGCCGACCGAGACAACGAGACTCCCGTCTCGATCTACTATCCGACCTACCTGATCCTTGCGACGGGCGTCTTCAATGCGTTCATCGCGGGGGACCTTTTCAACCTGTATGTCGGTTTTGAGATCCTCCTTGTTGCGAGCTACGTGCTCATCACGCTCGGGGGAACGAAGGAGCGCATCCGGGCGGGCACCACCTACGTGGTGGTCAGTCTGGTGTCGTCGCTCTTGTTCCTCGCCGCCATCGCGATGATTTACGGTGCGGTGGGCACTGTCAATATTGCGCAGATCTCGCTGCGGATGGCGGAGATCCCGATCGACGTGCAGATCGTACTGCATGTGATGCTCCTCATCGCCTTCGGCATCAAGGCAGCAATTTTCCCCCTCTCGTTCTGGTTGCCAGACTCGTATCCGACGGCACCGGCACCGGTTACGGCCGTGTTTGCGGGGCTCCTCACCAAGGTGGGCGTCTATGCGATCATCCGCACCGAAACCGTCATCTTCCCCGGCCCAGAACTCAACAGTGCGCTCATGGTGGTGGCGCTCCTCACCATGGTCATTGGCGTGCTTGGAGCGGTCGCGCAGGCAGACATCAAACGGCTGCTCTCGTTTACCCTCGTCAGCCACATCGGCTACATGATCTTGGGCATATCGCTGGGCACAGCGGCCGGCACGGCGGCAGCGATCTACTACATTGTGCACCACATCATCGTGCAGACGACCCTGTTTCTCGGCGCTGGGCTCATCGAACGCATCGGAGGCACGACCTCCATCACAAAGCTTGGCGGTCTGTTGACGGCTGCGCCACTGGTGGCCATACTGTTCCTCCTTCCCGCCCTCAACCTCGGCGGCATTCCACCGTTCTCTGGCTTCATCGGCAAACTCGCCCTCTTCGAGGCCACTGCACAGCAGGGCTTGCCCCTCGGGTATGTGCTCATTGCTGCGGGCGCGCTCGTCTCTCTTCTCACCCTCTATTCGCTCGCGCGAGTATGGAATATGGTCTTCTGGAGGCCTGCGAAAGACGTTCAGGGTTACGAATCGCGGCTGCTTGAGAACGTTTCCGAAGCACCGGGTCCTACCCGGGTTCGCGCCGCCAAGCAAGCGCCCACTCTGATGGTGGTGGTGACCGGCTTCATGGTGCTGGTCAGCCTCGCGCTCACCATTTTTGCGGGCCCACTGTACGGTTACAGCGACCGTGCGGGCCAAAACCTGCAGGGTCCGCTCACCTACGTCGATATCGTCTTCCCGGGTGGCAACGATGACTGA
- a CDS encoding Na(+)/H(+) antiporter subunit C — protein MTIALIPIIVMAVLYACGVFLMLERSVTRVLLGFLLVGNATNLLLIIVAGKAGVAPVVGGGIPAEDMTDPLPQALILTAIVITFGVSAFLLALIYRAWRLAQGDTLQDDEDDIALRTSLGVPGENPEDTTSDSDFVVDEGTELHELEEADAQAADDETEQSTITTDRGDS, from the coding sequence GTGACCATCGCCCTGATCCCCATCATCGTTATGGCGGTGCTGTATGCCTGCGGAGTCTTCCTCATGCTCGAGCGCAGCGTGACGAGGGTGCTGCTCGGCTTTCTGCTCGTTGGCAACGCCACCAACCTGCTTCTGATCATCGTGGCGGGAAAGGCTGGCGTCGCACCGGTCGTCGGCGGAGGGATCCCCGCAGAAGACATGACTGACCCCCTCCCTCAGGCCCTCATCCTCACCGCCATTGTCATCACCTTCGGTGTTTCGGCGTTTCTGTTGGCACTCATCTACCGGGCTTGGCGGCTCGCGCAGGGCGACACTCTTCAGGACGACGAAGACGACATCGCGCTTCGTACGAGCCTCGGCGTGCCGGGGGAGAATCCTGAAGACACCACCTCAGATAGTGACTTTGTCGTTGACGAGGGCACCGAGCTGCACGAACTTGAAGAAGCGGATGCACAGGCAGCCGACGATGAGACAGAACAATCGACGATCACCACGGATCGGGGTGACTCATGA